From Thalassotalea euphylliae, the proteins below share one genomic window:
- the pdsR gene encoding proteobacterial dedicated sortase system response regulator, producing the protein MSKRIAIVEDDDAIRENYADVLRHQGYQVQSFANRQSAEAAFTVRLPNLVILDIGLHDEYDAGFELCQWLRAKSSTLPIIFLTARDNDVDTVSGLRIGADDYLTKDISLPHLTARIAALFRRQDAQNKPVEQENLIERGPLVIDSQKMTIKWHNHYVELTVTEFWMVFALAKSPGHVKNRQQLMQDSQIFVDDSTITSHIKRIRKKFSKIEADFNCIETVYGMGYRWNDAEQNASSLNNEA; encoded by the coding sequence ATGAGTAAACGCATAGCGATAGTAGAAGACGACGACGCCATTCGTGAAAACTATGCCGACGTATTGCGCCATCAAGGGTATCAAGTGCAAAGCTTTGCGAATCGACAAAGCGCAGAAGCGGCTTTTACTGTTCGTCTACCTAACTTAGTGATCCTAGATATTGGGCTACACGACGAATACGACGCAGGCTTTGAGCTTTGCCAATGGCTAAGAGCCAAGTCTTCTACTTTACCGATTATCTTTTTAACTGCGCGCGATAATGATGTGGATACTGTCTCTGGTCTGCGCATTGGTGCAGACGACTACTTAACCAAAGATATTAGCCTGCCACATTTAACCGCCCGCATTGCCGCGCTGTTTCGTCGTCAAGATGCGCAGAACAAACCAGTCGAGCAAGAGAACTTAATTGAACGCGGGCCATTAGTGATCGACAGCCAGAAAATGACCATTAAATGGCATAATCATTACGTAGAGCTCACGGTTACCGAGTTCTGGATGGTGTTTGCACTAGCGAAATCACCGGGGCATGTGAAAAACCGCCAGCAGCTGATGCAAGATTCACAAATTTTTGTTGATGACAGCACCATCACTTCTCACATCAAACGTATTCGCAAAAAATTCAGTAAAATTGAAGCTGACTTTAACTGCATTGAGACCGTCTATGGTATGGGTTATCGCTGGAATGATGCAGAGCAAAACGCATCCTCACTAAACAACGAGGCATAG
- a CDS encoding DNA polymerase II: MANLSDNFMASNPIANDSHGKAAQDMSACDESARVPRVDNENVKSNVYGFVLTRKTYDTRRGMVISLWLITQQGPVNLKVTDEYALLFIHQTEQEKAIQLLAKYQLQPAKVTSLPLKTFAQQPVSGLYFGKLREFYQARELLKQHYIKCFEDDIRPEDRYLMERFVTDNCYFTGQASNYTPNQTHQYPTFYQAKCKKSAGDIKLSMVSIDLECSPKGELYSIGLYSDTCQKVMMIGKPEPLDESYDYIEWLANEAALLQRFIAWVNEYDPDVFIGWNVVNFDFSLFQKRYDLHGIPFAIGRDNSAPNWRKQRNSEQNFMDIEGRVVIDGIDLLKSATYNFASFSLDNVAHELLGKRKQVKDVENRLYEIVDNFHHNKKALAAYNLEDCRLVWQIFEHTDLLAFAKLRAKLTGLSLDRIGGSVAAFTNLYLPKLHRAGYIAPNLGDGKSDLISPGGYVMNSIPGLYRNVLVLDFKSLYPSIIRTFYIDPMGLIEGLKAQGLKDKSVKIEGLIEGVNAEDGDVEAQKQTVPGFDDAYFSRDHHFLPAIIDELWAERDKAKRDKNAALSQAIKIIMNSFYGVLGSTGCRFFDPRLSGSITKRGHQILKTTKQWIEDIGYQVIYGDTDSIFIAIGESHKVKESRRIGKELEQLINQKWDEHIASEYQIESKLEIEFETHFSRFFMPTIRGLADVGTKKRYAGLVINKAEKSGKDNGKPNERMVFKGLETVRTDWTPLAKNFQQVLYHKIFHDQPVSDFVLDTVNQTRAGQLDEKLIYRKRIRRKLDDYVKNVPPHIKAARAADAINLANGQKAKYQKRGYIEYVLTTQGPQAIEQQSAPLDYDLYIERQLKAVADAILPFVNLSFEQITDNQLDLFSS; this comes from the coding sequence ATGGCCAACTTATCTGACAATTTTATGGCGAGTAATCCTATTGCTAACGACTCTCATGGAAAAGCCGCTCAGGATATGAGCGCTTGTGATGAAAGCGCCCGTGTTCCCCGTGTTGATAATGAAAATGTGAAGAGCAATGTATATGGCTTTGTGTTAACTAGAAAAACCTATGATACCCGCCGCGGCATGGTGATTTCACTGTGGTTAATAACACAGCAAGGGCCAGTTAACCTAAAAGTTACTGATGAATACGCACTGCTGTTTATTCATCAAACAGAGCAAGAAAAGGCGATTCAACTGCTTGCTAAATATCAACTGCAACCGGCTAAGGTTACATCGCTACCTCTCAAAACCTTCGCACAACAACCCGTATCAGGGCTTTATTTCGGTAAGTTAAGGGAGTTTTATCAGGCGAGAGAGCTGCTGAAACAGCACTACATAAAGTGTTTTGAAGACGATATTCGCCCAGAAGATCGCTACTTAATGGAGCGCTTTGTTACCGATAATTGTTATTTTACTGGCCAAGCGAGTAACTATACGCCAAACCAAACCCATCAGTATCCAACCTTCTATCAAGCCAAATGTAAAAAATCAGCGGGCGATATCAAGCTTTCTATGGTGTCAATTGATCTGGAGTGTAGCCCTAAAGGGGAGTTGTATTCGATTGGGCTTTATAGCGATACCTGCCAAAAAGTCATGATGATAGGCAAGCCTGAGCCGCTTGATGAAAGCTACGATTATATTGAATGGCTTGCTAACGAGGCAGCGCTACTGCAACGTTTTATAGCTTGGGTGAACGAGTACGATCCCGATGTATTTATCGGGTGGAATGTGGTGAATTTCGATTTTAGTTTGTTTCAAAAGCGCTATGATTTGCACGGTATTCCCTTTGCGATTGGCCGTGATAATAGTGCTCCCAATTGGCGCAAGCAGCGTAATAGCGAACAAAATTTTATGGATATCGAAGGGCGAGTTGTTATTGATGGGATTGATCTACTGAAAAGTGCCACCTATAACTTTGCTTCGTTCTCGCTCGACAATGTTGCCCATGAGTTATTAGGTAAGCGTAAACAAGTCAAAGATGTGGAAAATCGCCTGTACGAGATTGTTGATAACTTTCACCATAACAAAAAGGCATTGGCTGCCTACAACCTAGAGGATTGCCGTTTAGTCTGGCAGATATTTGAACATACCGATTTGCTCGCTTTTGCCAAGCTTAGAGCCAAGTTAACCGGGTTATCGCTTGATCGAATTGGTGGCTCGGTGGCTGCTTTTACTAACCTTTATTTACCTAAACTACATCGTGCTGGCTATATTGCGCCGAATCTCGGGGATGGAAAATCGGATCTAATTTCGCCTGGTGGCTATGTAATGAACTCCATTCCGGGGCTTTATCGCAATGTGCTCGTGCTTGACTTTAAAAGCCTGTACCCAAGTATTATCCGCACCTTTTATATTGATCCTATGGGGTTAATAGAAGGGCTAAAGGCTCAGGGGCTTAAAGATAAGAGCGTAAAGATTGAAGGCTTAATTGAAGGCGTAAATGCAGAAGATGGTGATGTAGAAGCGCAAAAGCAAACCGTTCCCGGTTTTGATGATGCCTATTTTTCACGAGATCATCACTTTCTTCCGGCTATTATTGACGAGCTTTGGGCTGAGCGCGACAAAGCCAAACGCGATAAAAACGCGGCGTTATCGCAAGCGATTAAAATTATTATGAACTCGTTTTATGGTGTGCTGGGCTCTACTGGCTGTCGATTCTTCGACCCTAGGCTGTCAGGCTCTATTACCAAGCGGGGTCACCAAATTTTAAAAACGACCAAACAGTGGATTGAAGATATTGGTTATCAAGTGATTTACGGCGATACCGATTCAATATTTATCGCTATTGGTGAGTCACACAAGGTTAAAGAATCGAGGCGTATCGGCAAAGAGCTTGAGCAGCTAATTAATCAAAAATGGGACGAGCATATTGCCAGTGAATACCAGATTGAAAGTAAGCTAGAAATTGAATTTGAAACCCATTTTTCCCGATTTTTTATGCCGACTATTCGCGGCCTAGCCGATGTCGGTACAAAAAAGCGCTACGCTGGTCTTGTAATCAATAAAGCTGAAAAATCGGGCAAAGATAATGGCAAGCCAAACGAGCGTATGGTGTTTAAAGGGCTAGAAACCGTCCGTACTGATTGGACGCCACTGGCAAAAAATTTTCAACAAGTCTTGTACCATAAAATATTTCACGACCAGCCCGTTAGCGACTTTGTGCTTGATACTGTGAATCAAACTAGAGCAGGGCAGCTTGATGAAAAATTGATATATCGTAAGCGTATCCGCCGCAAGCTTGATGACTATGTCAAAAATGTGCCACCCCATATTAAAGCGGCAAGAGCAGCTGATGCGATTAACCTTGCTAATGGCCAAAAAGCCAAATACCAAAAGCGCGGTTATATCGAATATGTGCTGACTACCCAAGGCCCACAAGCGATAGAGCAACAAAGCGCGCCACTGGACTACGATT
- the pdsO gene encoding sortase-associated OmpA-like protein PdsO gives MKKLLLTSAILTSLVLTPMAQANSHSQSLSESQVKGLTDDTFSDESKEELGFGAGAILGGIFGGPAGAMITGLAGTFLMKSLNGEEDIVELTKANAAQAKNYEMQLASLKSQMQNAEFQHQQELLAFEQSQVKASALQASNLMMSLQFNTGSSDIPSYYAKQVNALASILNNNEDLTIDLSGYTDLLGSSKRNQALSLARAESVKTALVNQGVGGHRINTIGYGENHPVVANAQQESSFYDRRVMISVQQSDKQMAKN, from the coding sequence ATGAAAAAACTTCTATTAACGTCAGCAATTTTAACGAGTTTAGTATTAACACCTATGGCACAAGCTAATTCTCATTCCCAGTCATTATCAGAGTCACAAGTTAAAGGCTTAACTGACGACACTTTTTCTGATGAGAGCAAAGAAGAACTAGGCTTCGGTGCCGGCGCGATTTTAGGGGGTATTTTTGGTGGTCCAGCTGGTGCCATGATCACAGGTCTTGCCGGGACCTTTTTAATGAAATCCCTCAATGGTGAAGAAGATATTGTTGAGCTAACTAAAGCAAATGCAGCGCAAGCGAAAAACTACGAAATGCAGTTAGCTAGCCTTAAAAGCCAGATGCAAAACGCAGAGTTTCAGCACCAACAAGAGCTGTTAGCGTTCGAGCAGTCGCAAGTAAAAGCCAGTGCCTTGCAAGCCAGTAATTTAATGATGAGTTTACAGTTCAATACTGGCTCAAGCGATATCCCAAGTTACTACGCCAAGCAAGTGAATGCGCTGGCCAGTATTCTTAACAATAACGAAGACCTAACCATTGATTTGTCTGGTTACACTGACTTACTCGGCAGTAGCAAACGCAACCAAGCGTTATCGCTCGCTCGTGCAGAAAGTGTGAAAACCGCTTTAGTTAACCAAGGTGTTGGCGGGCATCGAATCAATACGATTGGCTATGGTGAGAATCACCCTGTAGTCGCCAACGCACAACAAGAATCTAGCTTTTATGATCGCCGTGTGATGATCAGCGTTCAACAAAGTGATAAGCAAATGGCAAAAAACTAA
- the dinG gene encoding ATP-dependent DNA helicase DinG: MSTATKKSTSALSDNIKQAIRTSYKAIGESLPNFNPRKQQTFLIAEIAKTLAGEYDKTRKIIAVEAGTGTGKSLAYSLSTIPLALSKKKKVVISTATVALQEQLVNKDLPFLKDHGGIDFDFTLAKGRQRYVCRHKLAAAANASENPQPGFTFAEQPNRFDIKLIKELNSALNENRWQGDRDSWADPIPNHVWLAIQSDKHSCLRHLAEHTHCPFHKARDTMDKADVLVINHSLLLSDLEMGGGKILPEPDETYYVIDEAHHLPKVTRDHSSAAITIKGSLEWLQKVADTGDKVAKLIKSQSSINPSLKLADDCQSLIADMQKILQFIEANQATYFANAEQNNNHGNSTPSYRFEHGIIPQLIKTSAEDLSEYSRKCLAHGNKLYYLLVEAVKDGDVKAYLAEPLLSEFGFLLQRLENFNALWVMYAKTDSEKAAPLARWLEKLTGKKQDYLLSASPIEVGYTLEDKLWSKCAGAVLCSATIVALNSFDHFRRQVGLSNNDGTQYQKVDSPFNYRENAVLSVPNVRYEPSHPSFTDELCKLLPALIKKDEATLVLFSSYWQMEQVAKVMREKHKISLQMQGEQARSYIIENHKKKCDNNKASILFGTQSFSEGLDLPGNYLTNLVITKLPFSVPTSPVEEAHAEYVTAKGGNPFMSITVPDASNKLIQACGRLLRNEQDSGVITLLDRRVVTKRYGGELLDALPPFKRQITY, translated from the coding sequence ATGTCGACCGCCACCAAGAAGTCAACCAGCGCGCTTAGCGATAATATTAAACAAGCCATTCGCACTTCCTATAAAGCCATAGGTGAAAGCCTCCCCAACTTTAACCCGCGCAAACAGCAAACCTTTTTAATTGCTGAAATTGCCAAAACATTGGCCGGAGAGTACGACAAAACCCGAAAAATCATTGCCGTTGAAGCCGGAACAGGCACAGGTAAATCACTAGCTTATAGCTTGAGTACCATTCCGTTAGCGCTGTCGAAAAAGAAAAAAGTAGTAATATCTACCGCGACTGTTGCCCTGCAAGAGCAGCTGGTCAATAAAGACTTGCCCTTTTTGAAAGATCACGGCGGTATAGACTTTGACTTTACCTTAGCGAAAGGTCGCCAGCGCTATGTTTGCCGCCATAAACTGGCGGCCGCCGCAAATGCCAGCGAAAACCCACAACCCGGATTTACTTTTGCTGAGCAGCCAAATCGCTTTGATATCAAGCTCATTAAAGAACTCAACAGCGCATTGAATGAAAACCGTTGGCAAGGTGATAGAGACAGCTGGGCAGATCCTATCCCAAATCATGTTTGGCTAGCCATTCAATCGGATAAACACAGCTGTTTGCGCCACTTAGCCGAGCATACCCACTGCCCGTTTCACAAAGCACGCGACACCATGGATAAAGCCGATGTGCTGGTGATTAACCATTCACTGCTATTATCAGATTTAGAAATGGGCGGCGGTAAAATCCTGCCAGAGCCCGATGAAACCTACTATGTGATTGATGAAGCGCACCATCTCCCCAAGGTTACGCGTGACCATTCAAGTGCCGCAATTACCATAAAAGGCTCGTTAGAATGGCTGCAAAAAGTCGCGGATACGGGTGATAAAGTTGCCAAGTTAATTAAATCGCAATCGTCAATTAACCCGTCACTCAAACTCGCCGATGATTGCCAATCACTGATTGCCGATATGCAAAAAATTCTGCAATTTATTGAAGCGAACCAAGCCACCTATTTTGCTAATGCCGAGCAAAATAATAATCATGGCAATAGCACACCCAGTTATCGGTTTGAGCACGGTATTATTCCACAGTTAATAAAAACCAGCGCGGAAGATTTAAGCGAATACAGCCGAAAATGTTTAGCCCACGGTAATAAACTTTATTACTTGTTGGTGGAAGCGGTGAAAGATGGTGACGTAAAAGCATATTTAGCCGAGCCTTTGTTATCGGAATTTGGTTTTTTACTGCAACGCTTAGAAAACTTTAACGCGCTTTGGGTGATGTACGCGAAAACTGACAGCGAAAAAGCTGCCCCGCTTGCTCGCTGGTTAGAAAAATTAACGGGTAAAAAACAAGACTACTTATTATCGGCCTCCCCCATTGAAGTGGGTTACACGCTGGAAGATAAGCTTTGGTCAAAATGTGCTGGTGCGGTGCTGTGCTCTGCCACTATCGTTGCGCTCAACTCGTTTGATCATTTTCGCCGCCAAGTGGGACTGTCGAATAATGATGGTACGCAATATCAAAAAGTCGATTCACCATTTAACTATCGTGAAAACGCTGTGCTGTCTGTGCCTAATGTACGCTATGAACCAAGTCACCCTTCGTTCACAGACGAGCTTTGTAAATTACTACCGGCATTAATCAAAAAAGATGAGGCAACACTGGTACTATTTTCTTCTTATTGGCAAATGGAGCAAGTGGCGAAAGTAATGCGTGAAAAACATAAAATTTCACTGCAAATGCAAGGAGAGCAAGCGCGCAGCTATATTATTGAAAATCATAAAAAGAAATGTGACAACAATAAAGCCAGTATTTTATTTGGCACCCAAAGTTTTTCTGAAGGATTAGACTTACCCGGCAATTATCTGACTAACCTAGTGATCACAAAATTACCATTTTCTGTACCGACTTCACCTGTTGAAGAAGCCCATGCGGAATATGTGACTGCCAAAGGGGGCAACCCATTTATGTCGATAACTGTGCCTGATGCTTCTAATAAGCTAATTCAAGCCTGTGGTCGCCTGCTTCGTAATGAGCAAGATAGCGGCGTAATTACCCTGCTTGATCGCCGAGTCGTGACAAAGCGCTACGGTGGTGAATTGCTTGATGCTCTGCCACCATTTAAACGCCAAATAACCTATTAA